A genomic window from Populus nigra chromosome 7, ddPopNigr1.1, whole genome shotgun sequence includes:
- the LOC133699392 gene encoding UPF0481 protein At3g47200-like, whose translation MKANAITLRRKGKSLLNGESSSQMRGEEGVPEGQASPTWSSLSGDENRVSVPTEILRYEEDFPEGQSSPSLEYLNREEYQVPAPTESLWHEEFQHDYSLFSDQHSLKLIQRRLEEGRGIERHGGRSSSICIFPFPHSFDKINPNTYQPELVSLGPYHRGKDHVLEFEDHKWFFLDKLLSRSRTHLSNYLGALKLNERSIRDCYSETISMSSHDFVEMMLLDSCFVLELLRNLNHSEDMIDEGDPIFTRPWLIPILIRDLLKFENQLPYFLLHLIFNLSGGNGDIKLKPDPLPILALKAIDLVFPRRAEILNKFRSWHGKHLLDLFHLSLLPTDQVIICIDLEEYHPSDQSIQGVTQLRPSGIKFRLRKCDSFLDINFRNCVLEIPSVTINDFTSTVLVNCVALEHGEEKRSKYFNDYVSFMNCLINQPRDVTFLCSEGIITRFSQDDQYVADLFNTLGKNVACNI comes from the coding sequence atGAAAGCAAATGCGATTACCCTGAGAAGGAAGGGGAAATCGTTGCTAAATGGGGAAAGTTCAAGCCAGATGAGAGGAGAGGAGGGAGTTCCTGAAGGCCAAGCAAGTCCAACGTGGTCAAGCCTAAGTGGAGATGAGAACCGAGTTTCCGTGCCGACTGAAATCCTACGCTACGAGGAGGATTTTCCTGAAGGCCAGTCAAGTCCTTCACTTGAGTACctaaatagagaggagtaccaAGTTCCTGCTCCAACCGAAAGCCTATGGCATGAGGAATTTCAGCATGATTATTCGCTTTTTTCAGATCAACATTCGTTGAAACTTATTCAGCGCCGTCTTGAGGAAGGGCGTGGAATAGAAAGACATGGAGGTCGGAGTTCATCCATATGCATCTTTCCATTTCCTCATAGCTTTGACAAAATAAATCCTAACACTTACCAACCTGAGCTCGTGTCATTAGGCCCTTACCACAGGGGCAAAGATCATGTACTGGAGTTTGAAGATCACAAGTGGTTCTTCCTTGATAAGCTTCTTTCTCGATCAAGAACTCATTTAAGCAACTATCTTGGTGCATTAAAATTAAACGAAAGGTCCATAAGAGACTGCTACTCAGAGACTATCTCTATGTCAAGTCATGACTTTGTTGAAATGATGTTGCTTGACAGTTGCTTTGTTCTTGAACTTCTCCGAAATCTCAACCATAGTGAAGATATGATTGATGAGGGTGACCCCATCTTCACAAGGCCTTGGTTGATCCCGATTCTAATCAGGGATCTCCTTAAGTTTGAGAACCAACTTCCCTATTTCCTTCTCCACTTAATTTTCAACTTGTCTGGCGGTAATGGAgatataaaactaaaaccagATCCTCTACCGATACTTGCATTAAAAGCCATTGATCTAGTCTTTCCAAGACGTGCAGAAATCCTGAACAAGTTCAGATCCTGGCATGGTAAGCATTTACTTGACCTATTCCACTTGAGCCTCCTTCCCACAGATCAGGTCATCATTTGCATTGATTTAGAGGAATACCATCCATCAGACCAGTCAATTCAAGGTGTCACGCAGCTTAGGCCATCAGGAATCAAGTTTCGTCTGAGAAAGTGCGATAGCTTCCTGGATATAAACTTCCGAAATTGTGTACTTGAAATTCCATCCGTCACCATTAATGACTTCACAAGCACCGTCCTCGTAAACTGTGTTGCCCTAGAACACGGCGAGGAAAAGAGATCCAAATACTTCAACGATTATGTTTCTTTCATGAATTGTCTCATTAACCAACCGAGAGATGTTACTTTTCTTTGTTCAGAAGGGATCATCACAAGATTCTCCCAAGATGACCAATACGTGGCCGATCTCTTCAACACTCTAGGGAAAAATGTTGCTTGCAATATTTGA